The following are from one region of the Mixophyes fleayi isolate aMixFle1 chromosome 7, aMixFle1.hap1, whole genome shotgun sequence genome:
- the LOC142097153 gene encoding uncharacterized protein LOC142097153: protein MFQLLILPVCHIVIRVVSFLLYKLLKIKIRTTRNVGIFTREAENNYRFLQDFLTSSDRVINEVRPFAITNSGHQEFREEVGRCDAAILYHSKRRGRVNITDVTDALYNEELEQLSRQLGKSNVIVVADHLESSSPEGKKRILQNQPRIQEMTSDLFLFSERDNNERKLQDHMNTNLQNILSVINQDFRIFIDSQRGCGIPILTPLFVNVLRIFAFLLEYIIR, encoded by the exons ATGTTTCAACTATTAATTCTTCCAGTCTGTCATATTGTTATCAGAGTTGTCTCATTTCTTCTATATaaacttctaaaaataaaaatcagaacaACGAGAAATGTTGGGATATTTACCCGGGAAGCAGAGAATAACTACAGATTTCTGCAAGATTTCCTCACATCTTCTGATAGAGTAATCAATGAAGTAAGGCCATTCGCCATAACAAACAGTGGTCACCAGGAGTTCAGAGAGGAGGTTGGGAGGTGTGACGCTGCTATACTTTATCATTCCAAGAGAAGGGGACGAGTGAATATCACAGATGTGACGGATGCTCTGTATAATGAGGAGCTGGAACAATTGTCCAGACAACTAG GGAAGAGTAACGTGATTGTAGTGGCCGATCACTTGGAATCCAGTTCTCCAGAGGGAAAGAAGAGGATACTCCAAAATCAGCCTCGAATCCAGGAAATGACCAGTGATCTCTTTCTCTTCAGTGAGAGGGACAACAATGAGAGAAAGTTACAGGACCATATGAATACGAATTTACAGAACATATTATCTGTCATTAATCAAGATTTCCGCATCTTTATAG ATTCACAAAGGGGATGTGGGATTCCAATCCTG